The following proteins are co-located in the Chaetodon auriga isolate fChaAug3 chromosome 23, fChaAug3.hap1, whole genome shotgun sequence genome:
- the LOC143315916 gene encoding gamma-crystallin M2-like isoform X1, with product MERTGKIFFFEDKNFQGHYYECSSDCPELSSHISRCNSIRVECGAWVIYERPHYVGYQYVLMRGEYPNYQSWNGFNDTIRSCRLIRHPPNRHRIRIYEHPDFSGQMIEFSDDVPNLLDRWPYRDVHSAQIQEGIWVFYEQPNYRGRQYLLEKGEYRRHTEWGALHPSVGSIRRVWDL from the exons ATCTTCTTCTTTGAGGACAAGAACTTCCAGGGTCATTACTATGAATGCAGCAGTGACTGTCCTGAGCTCAGCTCCCACATCAGCCGCTGTAACTCCATCCGGGTGGAGTGCGGGGCCTGGGTCATCTATGAGAGACCCCATTACGTCGGCTACCAGTACGTCCTCATGAGAGGGGAGTACCCCAACTACCAGAGCTGGAATGGCTTCAATGACACCATCCGCTCATGTCGCCTCATCAGACAT CCTCCCAACCGACACAGGATCCGCATCTACGAACATCCTGACTTCAGCGGCCAGATGATTGAGTTCAGCGACGACGTGCCCAACCTGCTGGACCGCTGGCCCTACCGGGACGTCCATTCAGCTCAAATCCAGGAAGGCATCTGGGTCTTCTATGAGCAACCAAACTACAGGGGACGCCAGTACCTGCTGGAGAAGGGCGAATACAGACGGCACACAGAGTGGGGGGCCCTTCATCCGTCTGTAGGTTCCATTAGACGGGTTTGGGACTTGTAG
- the LOC143315916 gene encoding gamma-crystallin M2-like isoform X2, whose translation MASKDIFFFEDKNFQGHYYECSSDCPELSSHISRCNSIRVECGAWVIYERPHYVGYQYVLMRGEYPNYQSWNGFNDTIRSCRLIRHVSPGKQIRIYEHPDFSGQMIEFSDDVPNLLDRWPYRDVHSAQIQEGIWVFYEQPNYRGRQYLLEKGEYRRHTEWGALHPSVGSIRRVWDL comes from the exons ATCTTCTTCTTTGAGGACAAGAACTTCCAGGGTCATTACTATGAATGCAGCAGTGACTGTCCTGAGCTCAGCTCCCACATCAGCCGCTGTAACTCCATCCGGGTGGAGTGCGGGGCCTGGGTCATCTATGAGAGACCCCATTACGTCGGCTACCAGTACGTCCTCATGAGAGGGGAGTACCCCAACTACCAGAGCTGGAATGGCTTCAATGACACCATCCGCTCATGTCGCCTCATCAGACATGTAAGTCCGGGAAAACA GATCCGCATCTACGAACATCCTGACTTCAGCGGCCAGATGATTGAGTTCAGCGACGACGTGCCCAACCTGCTGGACCGCTGGCCCTACCGGGACGTCCATTCAGCTCAAATCCAGGAAGGCATCTGGGTCTTCTATGAGCAACCAAACTACAGGGGACGCCAGTACCTGCTGGAGAAGGGCGAATACAGACGGCACACAGAGTGGGGGGCCCTTCATCCGTCTGTAGGTTCCATTAGACGGGTTTGGGACTTGTAG
- the LOC143316258 gene encoding ETS translocation variant 5-like: MDGFYDQQVPFVVPEKKCPVAEAERCLSDRKRKFMDTELAQDTEELFQDLSQLQEIWIAEAQVPDDEQFVPDFQSNNLMLHGLPVSKVKREPSPSEDLSPCRTPHADMCLYSYSACDNKPAGVKALTPTPVQCGSTHPPGPAPKQRQLHPPAPHLTNNCPQSHIPAPSPSHHRSLPQTNQSQQFVLPHPPIGCPGGPISTEQRFQRQLSEPCLSFLPLEKTVNAPYQPSSRDGRPLYQRHLSEPMVPRGPGGFKQELLDPRYPDPGPPGPGLAQPQTTFNHINIKQEPRDFGFESEVQTYQSPSFGKSSVLYQNNSVGFSHDREPHLYYDDTCVVPERLEAGKVKQEGLPYQRRGSLQLWQFLLTLLDNPANGHLIVWTGRNMEFKLIDPEEVARLWGIQKNRPAMNYDKLSRSLRYYYEKGIMQKVAGERYVYKFVCNPEALFSMAFPDNQRLTLKADPDAVLPPSEEEEGPYLAEGGEQCIQGLAFPDGYPY; the protein is encoded by the exons ATGGACGGCTTTTATGATCAGCAGGTCCCTTTTGTGGTCCCCGAGAAG AAATGTCCCGTAGCGGAAGCAGAGAGATGTCTCAGCGACCGGAAGAGGAAGTTCATGGACACAGAGCTGGCTCAGGACACAGAAG AGCTCTTTCAAGATCTGAGCCAGCTCCAGGAAATCTGGATCGCAGAAG CTCAGGTCCCCGATGACGAGCAGTTTGTTCCGGATTTCCAATCCAATAACT tgatgcTTCATGGACTCCCTGTCAGCAAAGTGAAGCGAGAGCCCAGCCCGTCTGAAGACCTGTCTCCCTGCAGAACACCTCACGCTGACATGTGCCTTTACAGTTACAG tgCCTGCGACAACAAGCCAGCTGGGGTCAAAGCTCTGACTCCCACACCAGTACAGTGTGGCTCCACCCATCCACCTGGACCTGCACCCAAACAGAGGCAGTTACACCCTCCCGCCCCCCATCTGACCAATAACTGCCCCCAAAGCCACATTCCTGCCCCGAGCCCCTCCCACCACCGCAGCCTCCCACAGACCAACCAAAGCCAGCAGTTTGTTCTGCCACATCCTCCCATTGGCTGCCCCGGTGGACCTATCAGCACAGAGCAAAG GTTTCAGCGGCAGCTGTCAGAGCCCTGCTtgtctttcctccctctggAGAAAACAGTGAACGCACCGTACCAGCCCTCGAGCCGGGATGGGCGGCCACTGTACCAGCGTCACCTTTCGGAGCCAATGGTTCCCCGCGGCCCCGGGGGTTTcaagcaggagctgctggatcCGCGGTACCCAGATCCAGGGCCACCTGGTCCAGGTCTGGCCCAGCCCCAAACCACCTTCAACCACATCAACATCAAACAAGAGCCAAGAGACTTTGGCTTTgagtcag AGGTCCAGACCTACCAGTCGCCGTCATTCGGAAAGTCTTCGGTTTTGTATCAGAATAACAGTGTcg GGTTCAGCCATGACAGAGAGCCACACTTGTACTATGACGACACTTGCGTTGTGCCAGAAAGACTGGAAG CAGGTAAAGTGAAGCAGGAGGGTCTGCCGTACCAGCGCCGCGGCTCCCTGCAGCTCTGGCAGTTCCTGCTCACGCTGCTGGACAACCCGGCCAATGGACACCTGATTGTCTGGACGGGCCGAAACATGGAATTTAAACTGATCGATCCCGAAGAG GTGGCTCGGCTCTGGGGCATCCAAAAGAATCGACCGGCCATGAACTACGACAAGCTGAGCCGCTCACTGAGATACTACTACGAGAAGGGCATCATGCAGAAG GTGGCCGGGGAAAGGTATGTCTACAAGTTTGTATGCAACCCCGAGGCGCTTTTCTCCATGGCTTTCCCCGACAACCAGAGGCTGACCCTGAAGGCCGACCCGGACGCCGTCTTGCCTcccagcgaggaggaggagggtccGTACCTGGCTGAAGGAGGGGAGCAGTGCATCCAGGGACTGGCTTTCCCTGACGGCTACCCGTACTAG